In one Rutidosis leptorrhynchoides isolate AG116_Rl617_1_P2 chromosome 8, CSIRO_AGI_Rlap_v1, whole genome shotgun sequence genomic region, the following are encoded:
- the LOC139864403 gene encoding uncharacterized mitochondrial protein AtMg00810-like, translated as MSSLGAINFFLGLQVDATEKCIFLHQSKYVADILSRFKMEDERIAKNPLSVNHAITSENTGPKVNPTLYMAIIGSLMYLTVSHPDIMFATCLCTHYQAQPNVNHMLATKKIMRYLKGTPSLGLWYPRKDGFNLTAFSDSDYGGCKRDFKSTSGGCQCLGSRLVIW; from the coding sequence ATGAGTTCACTGGGAGCCATTAATTTCTTCTTAGGATTGCAGGTTGATGCAACAGAAAAATGCATTTTCCTACATCAATCAAAGTATGTAGCTGACATCTTGAGCCGATTCAAGATGGAAGATGAACGAATTGCCAAGAATCCTCTGTCGGTGAATCACGCGATTACATCAGAAAATACAGGGCCAAAAGTCAATCCAACCCTATACATGGCTAttattggttctttaatgtatcttacAGTGTCTCACCCAGATATCATGTTCGCAACTTGTTTGTGCACTCATTATCAGGCACAACCGAATGTGAATCATATGTTAGCAACAAAGAAGATCATGCGTTATCTGAAGGGGACTCCAAGTTTGGGCTTATGGTATCCAAGAAAGGATGGGTTCAATCTAACGGCATTTAGTGATTCTGATTATGGGGGTTGTAAGAGAGACTTCAAATCAACCTCGGGAGGTTGTCAGTGTCTAGGTAGCAGGTTGGTAATTTGGTAG